TTCTATGGAGCAagttaaagatttaaaaataaccATGTAATGCACTGTGTAAGCATCATTTTACATGCAGTGCAGTACTGGTGACAAATGTTCTCCCTGTGTCATTGCGCAGTGTTTTGCAGACAAATGAAGTTTGGGTGGACTGGGAGGCAGCTACAAGTTCATCTTCACTGAAGCTGTTTCATATGTGATATGTGAAGTTATTgcatggagagaaaacagagttGATGGTACTGGGTCATTCTTTGGCTCAGCAGGGAAATGGGCCACATAACTAGTGCTTTTTGCTAGGTAGGGCTTTAACTGACAGTGGAGAACCATGTTTAGACAACATGCCCTCTCTCAAGCCCAAACACTAGTACATTCATGTCCTGTTGGAGAGGCTTCGATCTTCAGACAACAGTCTGCAGCACAGTAATGCATTGACATGCCTCCATTGGCCCCTCACTCTGGAAGAAAAGTGCCCGGCAAAGGCATTGTTCAAAACCCTCCTCTCATACTGCAGTGGCACCCTCAAAAAGATGACTTGATCCGGCTTCGCTCAGGGGAATGTATCACTCATGTTTCTTGTTAGCAGTAGTGGATTAAAATAAGACCTGAATTACTGAACCAAGAATGAAAGCTTCTGCAGAAACTGCATATCCTTTCCATGGGTTGCATGAAGATGATATTGTGATgctaagaaaaagaaatatctatgttaaaaacaaaacaaacaaacataaaatcgGTTCATCAACAAGCTTCCTCTCATGAAAACAGAAGCATGTACATGTCCAGAAGCACGTGATGCTAAAAAGTGAACTCTGCATTTGTAGTTGAAGTGTTGCATCAGGTTGTAGCCTACACAAGGCTGCAGGAATCAGGGAATGCAAGTTGTTGCATAGCACATGCTGCTATGCAAGCTTAGAAACAGTTAGAAACACATAGCACTGCACACACTGGAAAAGAGGTTGGACCAAAtcacatagaaaaacaaaaaaagaaaataaaaggataCTGTCTGTGGTACTTTTAACACTACACAGCATTCCTGATGTAAGAATGACGACTGACCACACACAGCATTAAAAATGCTACACAAAAATGGCAtcacactgtatatacacaatGCAGGTTAGAGAAGCTCGTCTTTGTCGAATGGGTATAACTGATTATATTATCTTCCCATTTTCACAAGAGAACAGACTGCAGTGTACTGCAAGTTTAAATAAGCTGCATTATATGTTAAATACAGCTACACAGAGAAGCAATGTGTTCCTGCACTGTCTTGATGTTATAGTTGAGTGTGTATATACTGGAATAActgctgctcctgtttttaaatgtgtaagtCCACCCACCCCAAATGCTggataaaatatattatactgATATATTGTCTTTTAGGTTACTAAGTTTTTATTTAGGCAAGACTGCTTGGCGCATCTGTTGGGCAAGGGATGTGTTGCTCTTAAGTCTCTGGCTATGTGCGGTGCAATTGGATGGGACAGTTCAAGCTGCCTCCAATGGCTTGTCCTTGTCCAGTAACGTGACTAGATTGGCTCGACGTAATTGGCCGGGTACAGTCCCTCTCGGCCGTTGTCCAAACGACCTCTACACCAGCCTTGCTCGTCTTCATCCTCAGTCTTGGTCAGTTCATCACCTGTGAAGGAGACACCACTCCTTAATCAACACGCAGTCTCGTGTCAAATagtgagagtgaatcaaaaTCTGAAAGAGATATTTGAAAATACTGCTCCACATTTCTGCTGATTAATGCCCTTTAGATTTCTATAATACACgtctgtttttgtattgtattatagCTGGTATGAAATTCTGAGGTTATGAGTCCAAGTCTTTCTCGCTCCCAGTAAAAATCTGATTAAagaaatttaatatatttttttcattattttgaattttcttGTTCTATCTACTCAgataaagaaattatatttcagACTTTTTCAGAAGGATAGATGTgcctgtacagtaaatatgagcTCCTGGTGGTTAGTTTATCTAAACATAAAGACTGGGAAGAGAAGGAGTAAACTAGCTAATTGCCTGCTGGCTTTAGCTACACTACACATCTAACTCATAGAAAAGAGAGTGGTATCAAACTTCACAAATAACTCATGGCAAGAAAGCAGATGCACTTCCCACAAAAGTAAACCATTCCTTTcaatatgaatttaaaatggTCTAAACGCTGTTTAAAAGTCTCCAACACAGTTAGGAATCAAACTGTGGaggaaaaatactgaaaacctttttttattgttcttctgttcttctttcCTAAAATTAGCCAGATATaaagatagtgtgtgtgtagagtgaCCCATcaagtgttattttttaattgtaggAAGTCAGTTTTTGTATAGGTATGCAAACTTCTTTTTTCCCACGTCTAATGCATttcagtgacttgaatttgattaaGCTGTGCCGATCCTGTTTCATCATATAATCAGGGAGGAGTAAATGAAAGGTACCCTATGGAGTTTTTGACCATTAATAATACTATGgaacattgtttttatgtgtgggtccctgttgtgtgttttcacgTGGATGTGCATGAGGACACACGCTCACAAGCACAGGGTGAcaccaatatactgtataatacaaTTCCTGCCAACTGTCTCACATTATTCCACTAATGTACAGGTGGCAGTAAAGAACCAAGAGACACAggaatagaaatagaaaagtgctagcaagcacacacaaacaaaaaatttgctttgcaaatgtttactgaggaaagaaatgcattcaacacattCATTACGCCTCAAGGATTTACATAATTGCACTTTGGtgagtaacactgaatgtaaacatgtgttttgtttgtttacaggaaaACTCCATAGGACACCTTTAATTTTTAACCTCTCATTTGCATACAGGTATAAAAGAAGTCTTTAAAGACTAAAAGTCTAAAAACACCTTATCTCAAACTGTGAGGTTAGAAATAGCATGTGGGAACGAAATGAAGACACACAGCTGTGGCTTCTTTGATAATCTTTATCTGCGTAAAGCTTGTCTTTAAATAGTTAATTATGTCACTGTGTGCGGCTCTAAAAGCACTTTTTCAGACCTTTCGCAAAGAGCTTGTGATAATTGGTGGTAAGTGCCTGTAATTTGTTTTCTATGTGGCCATTATTGACTAATCACTGCTATCTTCTGAAGAGGGCGGGAGCTTTAGAGCAGAAATCCGAGGCAGAGTTGATGATTTTTGGCCAACTGTGTGCAGCTTCTCATCTCATCATAAAACCCCTGCCTGCAGTGTCCCAGGTCCTTTATACATTAATAAGTTAATGAGTACATGTGAGCTTAGCTGGATGATGGTAGGCAAAAATCATTTCTCCTGTGTCATGTGGTCACTGATAATTACCTGCTTTGAAGGAGAGCTCATCCTGTTCCTGGCCTTCATAGTCATAGAGAGCACGTACACGGACTCCTTTCCCAGTGCTGGAATCATCTTCGAATGAATTCCCGTTCCCACCGTTTTCATTGCCGGAGTACGCAGCAGGCTGCTCATCATCAGACCACTCGGTCGAGTAAGCTTGATTCTTATCATAGCTGCTCACACTGGAGGTGAGAGAAAATGCACGCTTTGATGTCAGGAGAAAGCATAAGACTAAAAGCCTTTTTAAAGAATAAGACGAGTGATAATCTATAGTTTTCTTGTTGTTAACGAATCCCATGAGAAGGTCAAAACCAAGAATGGACTGATTTTACTATCAAGTATCGCTTGTATGGCTGTATTCTCCTGTGCCATAGACCttcattgttgttttaaaaacacaacagtgacccAGACAATGGCACTGGATGGCATGTTCCTTTATCACAAAGAACATggacattttagtttattttgaatcaATTGCACTTATACCATTGTACAGTTGCAATTACTCACTATGATTCAAAATCCACAGATGAAAATAGTCCCCGGCAAATATGACACTTAGTCCTGATGGAGTAAAATTtagtaaaaacagcaaaaaaaaaaaaacaaacaaaaaaaaaaaggttaatatttgacctgtttttaaagatgtatatcgtcagtaggaaccaatgggccTGGGAGTGACTGCTACATACATGGTCTAACACGGACagacacattgttggttttggtcgtTTCGTGAGATTTGTTGatagaaacacaaaaatcatTATCAACAGTTCTTTCAAgagtttaaaataaagtaaaagacaCATTAGTCACTTCCTCCAATATAATGATCAGATTTGATTCCTAATGTAATTTCCTGATTAAATagagtgtgtttaaatgtgatgGATGTGATTGTAAACAATAGATTCCTTGAACTAACCTGCTACGGTCACCAGGTGGAGCCACATGGTCAGTGCTCGGAGTGGGTGGGGCTCCGtctggtttcttcttctttggagGAGCACTGGCCTGGTCTGGGTTGTATTCCTGgcgaggagagagaaaggaaacacATGGAAGCAGAATAAAGAATTGTAATAAATTAGGAGAAAGggtttccttgtgtttttggtgGAAGGTTTGATGCTGTACCTCAAATGCAGGCCAGTTCATATGCATCCCAGGACCATGGTTGTTGCTGAACCACTTCAGGTcctcttgtgtgtttgcagccaGGATTGTGCGCTCCAGTTCTCTGTATATTGTGGCATagctgaggagaggaaaatgGAACAAATAGTGACAATGAAAGTGCCAGAAGGGATCtgggggggagaggagaggagaagaggagggggtcTGCCAATTTGGCAACAGAACCCACAGTGTAGTTCAAATTCTGGGTTGACAGAGCTCCAATATTAGGGCATGAAAAGACTGAAGTGTCTCCGTGAGTTTTCTGCTGAAGCTGGAGCCCCCCAACAGCTGAGTTATTTGGCCTGAACATTCCTAGCCTTGTATAAGGATTTTACTATGTTGCCACAATCTTCCTAAATCATTGCAATCTGTAACAGATTAAAAGGCACATTAACCTTGTAATTTTATTACCTAAAATACAGGATGAACCCATATGTCCATGTTTTACTCTGGTCTAGACCGATGCAGtaagaaaagtatttttttcacacacagagTGGCATAATCACGcacaaacagcaacatcattgaagtgttttttccccccaaagcTGGAATAAGTGATGGAAGAAGTGAGCTACAGCATGTTtttgaaacagaaaattaaGCAATTAGATTTCATAACTGGATTTTGGACAGACGAGTGAATGCCTCTCTCCAAAAGGCAGTGATATAACTCCTAACGGCGCAGCAACTGCCTCTCCACAGATAATAATCTGAAGCTTTATTCAGTGATGCTGGaggaatatttaaatatattcaatttgAGCATATGTAAATTTAAGCCAATAAAAGCTCACAGGACACCTCAATTGCCTTTTTCTAGATGTAATGTGACACCTCTGTGGCAAAGTGGAAATATAGATTCATCTAAGTATAAGAACATATCTAATATGTTGAATTTGTTGTTATAAATTAAATCTGGCAATAATTTATGAGAGAACTCACTactgcatggaaaaaaaataaataaataaataaacaatacagtctcatataaatacatttcatctGCTTTTGTGTGGATAAATATATGAGTATTATGCCAAAAATGCTTTCACGATAGAGGAGGAAAGAGCACTGGATTCagtcataaataaaatgaatactacataatattattatttttgggTGTGTCTAGACTTACTCTATATAATGCAATATAGGCACTCACAAAACAGTTTCAGTTATCAGATGTCATTGAAGGCAACACAGGTGTGAAATGGCTGAAATGGATCAAATCGAAGGTGAATGATGAAACCAGTGCAGCTCTCGACACTCTGATGAGCTCAACTAATCCATGACAACCAAAGATGGCAGGTTTGGTTAAGGAGCCTGAGGATCACTTTGCCATGGGTGCCAGCTTTGTTGTAACATGCAGGTTCAAAACATCCAAGAATATGACAAGCATTCAGTCTCAATAAAATTCAGTATGGCAGAAACCTCATTGAATCACTGAATCATCAATTCATTAATGCGGTGAGTCTGAACGCTAATGAGAAATGTATGCCTGGTTGAGAAGTGTGTTCAGATTAATTAGTTTGAAGTGAACTGTACTGAATGTgacacaaatcaaacaaatccATGATACATTTGTTTGCAATGTGATTATTTCTGATTAAAAGTAGAGGTATGCAATCCAGCTCTAGGAATTCATTACCCATGTTGCATGTGCTGATGGTGCATCGAAATATACTGTTCATTTTGTATGATAAAAATTTTATGGGCTGAAATGATATATAAATGTAGGGGAGATGTGGAAAACTGAAGAATAACAAAACTGATAAAATAACATGATGAAAAGTCTGTGAGGTCTGCTTTTACCACTCATACAGTATCATATATCAGAGCAAACACAGTCAAGTGATCATGAAACAGTAGCTCTGAGAAGCCTAAATAAAAGTGGCTCCTTCAGCCTGACTAACCTTGGGTTCTCAGTGAGGTTAAGGTGGCGTTTGATGTCCAGCAAAGCCTCCTTGAGGAAGGTCAGCCTCTTGACTTCATGCTGCTGGCACTGGTCAAACACCTGCTCCATGCTCTCCATGTACTGAGGGGTGCACTtgttcagctcctccagagacTTCTCATACTTTTCTTTAGCCttagacagaaaacagaaaccacAGATTAACGAATTGGctagaaaaatgtttaattataatTCCTATTTTAATGACTAACTTATTCTTATTTGGAAATTCATACACTGCAATTATAATCTATATGCCCCCTTAAACTTCAATGGCCTTTTAATGGGGCTTGCACTACACTTTAACGTACATCAGGgtgctgtgacttttttgtaCAACTAAATGTCTGCTCCTATAACCAAATGTATCATTTAAATATGCCCATCTTTGCCTTTGAGCCGCATTCATCTATCAAGACATAACATCTTAAACTGTTCATTTAAATAAGAATATGTCAAAAGCCAGATCAATTAGTTTAATCAATAGCCATTTAAAGCCCTGCCAGGTCACCAatatgca
The genomic region above belongs to Seriola aureovittata isolate HTS-2021-v1 ecotype China chromosome 9, ASM2101889v1, whole genome shotgun sequence and contains:
- the LOC130175396 gene encoding protein kinase C and casein kinase substrate in neurons protein 1-like, encoding MSGSYDESAGVDDTMDSFWEVGNYKRAVKRFDDGHRLCNDLMGCLQERAKIEKAYGDQLTAWSKRWRQLIEKGPQYGSVERAWLAVMTEAEKVSELHQEVKNNLMNDDVEKVKNWQKEAYHKQMIGGFKEAKEAEEGFKKAQKPWAKKLKEMETAKKGYHMACKEEKLAATREANGKTEASVTPDQQKKLHEKVDKCKQDMHKAKEKYEKSLEELNKCTPQYMESMEQVFDQCQQHEVKRLTFLKEALLDIKRHLNLTENPSYATIYRELERTILAANTQEDLKWFSNNHGPGMHMNWPAFEEYNPDQASAPPKKKKPDGAPPTPSTDHVAPPGDRSSVSSYDKNQAYSTEWSDDEQPAAYSGNENGGNGNSFEDDSSTGKGVRVRALYDYEGQEQDELSFKAGDELTKTEDEDEQGWCRGRLDNGREGLYPANYVEPI